AGCCTCAATGCTTTTCAGCTTGAAATATTACAACAACCTAGTATAGTGGAAGTCAATAATCTTAACCTCCtttatgtcatgtttttttatattcttggGTTGCCATCTCATTGACACATACTTAACTTCTCTAACAGTTGTGAATGCTCTTTTCATTTTATACCTAAACTGTGTACAATAACCTACATGCTAAATTGTGCAGTTGTTTGTCCTGTAAGTTTCTGAGACCTTGCTATATATGTCAGAAGAATCAAATATACAGAAGTGTATAGTATGTCACATACATTTTCCTGTACAGTTCTGATGTCACAATGCATATGTAATAATACAGTAAGAATCAATTGTTCAGTGACATAATTTATGCAGATTGATCTTTTGAAATTGATTGATATAATTCTCCTAATCATTTTTAAACACATAAGAGAAACATTAAGCCTTTCtgtttacattaattgcttgaaaaatacatgtaaatatataatcatgatgtgtaattaaattttgttcttCACCTGTGAATAAACTGGTAGTTGGTCAGACCCAATCAGCTGACAAACAACACTTAGTTTATCCTTACAGAAAACATGTATGGCTGACATCAATAATGGGATACTGTGTATAATACGACATGTAAAGGTCACAGCTCCTGTCATGTTGACAATCCTGAAAATACATGTTACAGTTACTGTTAATCAAAGACATATTCTATAACTCTGAATAAAAAGCTTtagaacatgaaaaaaatatataatataatgacTACAGGTATATGTAAGGACTATATCTAAGTATAAGCATATTTTCATAATTATCATAAAGTCCACAAGGTTTATTTCTACTTACATGTATACCTACTAAACTTATTGAAAATGATTGAAGATGTTTGATATTGCATCCAGTCATTTACAAAGGGGTTAAGTGTACTGGATACTAGTGTatgtggttcatatgtgtttcttgtttcttgcttttcatatagataagaccattggttttcctgtttgaatgatattacactagtcatttgtcatgtttgttgggccctttatagcttgctgttcagagtgagccaaagctccatgttgaagaacatactttgacctataatgttttacttttataaattatgacttggatggagagctgtctcattggcacctataccacatcttcttctatcTACATCTTTTCAGTTGTATGTAAATTCTACATAACTGTTGTGATTAATTAAGTCATACTTGTGAGATGCAACTGAACAGACATTATCTGTACCCTCAGGTAGGCGTGGCAATGTAACAGGTCCCCATAACTGTTCAATGTACTCAGGCATGACACAGGACTCGAAATTTCCCATGTGTAATGTAAGTACACATGTACTGAGTGATGTAACTGTTATACCATACTTTATCTCCAGCAAAGATCCATCGGAAAGATTGACAATTGTGTCTTCATAAATTTTCTCATCCATTGTCATACATTTTGCCAGTAATGGATTCATTTCCACACACCCTTtgacattttctttaaaaattccAATCTTTCCAGATTGTTTGACTTTAACAGTGATGATATCACAAAATCTGGAATCTATATCAAAAACTGATATGTTATGAGTCTCCTTTGTCcatctattttcttttgttggCTTCTTCAATTTCAGCAGATCTATCCTAATCCCAGAAGTAAATTCTGTACATAATTTAACAccgcatatttttttcttcatgctgTTTGCTGATTCTCGTACAACATCTATGCTTTGTATTTCAAGGTTTGCCAGTTTGTGACTACTCTGAAAAacaacatcttttgaaacattgtTGAGTTTTCCATTTGGAGGTAATCCCCTGTACATACAAGCTATATTAGTAAACTTTTCATTGAATAATTCCTCCCACATGGTCTGAGTTTCTGACATGGACCGACATAGTTTTGATCCCTCCGTTCTATCATTTACTGAATCGTCATGGTTGAAGTGCTCTCCTAGAAGTCTCACTGTATCTGTTTTGTATGACAATGGACAAAGCTGATGAGTATGCCATATCAAGTCAATGTCATAACAAGGCACAATAAAACTGTCGGGATAGCACCGTTTCATGTGAAGAAATTTCTTATATCGAACGAGGCTGCTTTCAAGAAATTTGTTATCAGTATAATGCGGTAAGGACACTTGATAATAAAACACCTTCTGTCTACTGACAGCAGCTTCTAAATCATAAGTCAGACAGGACACAAAATCAGATGGAATTTCAAAGGTGATGGGATCTTTGTTATAAAATGGTGTATTGGGGTACATCTGATTCCAAAGTTGTTCGGCAGTTATTTGTCCTTCTTTTCTCTCTTGACCACCCATAAGTTTGTGGCTCAATATTTTCCCGAATATTTTGTTGCAGTCTCTGGCATAAGACAATGGTGATAACATGTGACAGTGCCATATCCAGCATATATCTAATGGCGCTGCTACATGTAGGTGGTCATTGTTATTGATGGCTAACAATGGAAGCCAAAATTTCTCATATCTATAAAATAAAGATCACATATACACGTGTATTGATAAATTATATGGGCATTCAAAAACAATGActtcaaaagaaaacattaaatcagatttgataaaaagtaactaagtatattacggattacaaatgtgtcgaggtttgtgattggataacaacacagagatgtcagtatatattcaggaaactgccggggtatatacgacgtttttgtccccaattggaacctcaaaaacgtcatcataacaccggttactatgtgacgtagtcaaaagctatcagactgtcagagactcacagagggaaaataatgacgtgcttcagtcaataatacatttttgatacaaaatcacgcaatttacacttttaatacttaaatttaatgttaaaagtgttattataaattattacatacacgataaaattatgttcaatgcaaattagaaaatcctttacgtatgccgaacatatcaggttagggttttcaatatatatgtgttgtcaacaaatacctgcactggaaaataacattaagtcaggggtaatccgtaatatatgtgtaattcaggtctcagaaagggtatatactgtgacattcccggctaagggcttatatccccttcgccttcggctcaggggatataaactctaagccgggaatgtcacagtatatatcCTGTCTGAGAACTGAATAACATATACTATGTatgtatataaacataaacatattaaataaTATCAAGGTTACACACAGCtaaatttaaatctttttatgtggtacctaacaccttgactaaaattaattcggcttgtttataattttcataaatttttacaaaatatttgcttTGACCATGTtcaccctttgacaaaaatatcaaaatttcaaaaaaacttGAACCAGACACATTATcggaaaaaaatggttggatatatagcagtttgacaaatacttattttgatcattgagaagcttcatATTTTCGTAACAatagaacatgattagaactttcagctaattttacagagttatctccctgtagtgttatgtaccaccttaatatatGTTATATCCTGTAACATAAAGAAGAGAACAGCCCATAATGGCAGCTAAAATCATCTGAAATTAATGTCAATAAAGATAACCGCTCTGTACAGCTAACAGAGGCAGCCATTTAACCACTTATACATTGTCAATGATTGTTATATTTCTGTTGaatgacaaaaccatgaaatcaaatatccaagaaaattaatacccacaaaaataaatgaatccacagtatatcagagaattgtacatgtatgatttatGTGTACAAATCTATA
Above is a window of Mytilus galloprovincialis chromosome 7, xbMytGall1.hap1.1, whole genome shotgun sequence DNA encoding:
- the LOC143084171 gene encoding uncharacterized protein LOC143084171 translates to MTLNLRYEDIAFDMFDVDLVEAAKKQVEFLHLVDKETNLYEGEVVRQAIFRYEKFWLPLLAINNNDHLHVAAPLDICWIWHCHMLSPLSYARDCNKIFGKILSHKLMGGQERKEGQITAEQLWNQMYPNTPFYNKDPITFEIPSDFVSCLTYDLEAAVSRQKVFYYQVSLPHYTDNKFLESSLVRYKKFLHMKRCYPDSFIVPCYDIDLIWHTHQLCPLSYKTDTVRLLGEHFNHDDSVNDRTEGSKLCRSMSETQTMWEELFNEKFTNIACMYRGLPPNGKLNNVSKDVVFQSSHKLANLEIQSIDVVRESANSMKKKICGVKLCTEFTSGIRIDLLKLKKPTKENRWTKETHNISVFDIDSRFCDIITVKVKQSGKIGIFKENVKGCVEMNPLLAKCMTMDEKIYEDTIVNLSDGSLLEIKYGITVTSLSTCVLTLHMGNFESCVMPEYIEQLWGPVTLPRLPEGTDNVCSVASHKIVNMTGAVTFTCRIIHSIPLLMSAIHVFCKDKLSVVCQLIGSDQLPVYSQVSDYKKCVTLDPVKFERSILIKNNDGDWGIALGQWSGFRRGRSGGISGDPGHLKVKLYKIANKSWIDLDLRNSYSLGSYKFTIDDTEVDLVNGTIMTKPDSKTIVEHIAVSFSVSLLHVLCQPHQNDWEPGQENKVVLRGRRRIQTLNVGKVAMFTAAGMAIATPSNHHIRKKYGRRYYPCYMGGATVLYLGDSSESDWGIDLDGCGNGCGYGFGSDCHADGDVNGDADGGDGVEGDGDGGDGDGGGCGGCGGCGGGDGFGGGGGDGGGWDSGGDGGGWDSGGGGDGGGWGGGGWGGDSGGGGDGGGGDGGGCGGGGCGGGGCGG